In Thermoanaerobaculia bacterium, the DNA window TTCGAGGAGTACCTCTTCCGCGGCTACCCGCTCGCCGCGCTTTCCCGCGGCATGGGCTTCTGGCCCGCGGCGATCGTCCTCTCGATCGGGTTCGGCGCGCTCCACTACTTCACGAAGCCGATGGAGTCGCTTCTCGACGGGTTCTCCGTGTCGCTCATCGGGCTGTTCTTCTGTTTCGCGATCGGCCGGACGGGCGATCTCTGGCTCGCCGCCGGCATGCACGCGGCCTTCGACTATTTCGCGCTCGCCTTCTTCGGTGCGCCGAACACGGCCAATGGCGGCCGGCCGGTGACCGGGCACCTTCTCGCGACCACGTTCCATGGCCCGGCGTGGCTGACCGGCGGCGTCTGCGGCATCGAAGCGAGCGTCGTGATGGTCGGCGTCATCCTGCTGATGTTCCCGTTGTTCGCCTGGCGGCATCGCGCAAGTGCGGCCGTGGCGGCGGTCCAGGGGGAATCGGTTGCGGTCGAGGTCTGAAATCATCCCCGCGAATGCGATTCAGGGCTGAAACGGCGACGGTGAATCGCTCGCGTCAATCGGGTCAACGATGAGGCGCGGCCAGACGCGAGCCAGACGGGATGCGGGTCGCCCGCGACGTCCCGAGGCGTACCGAGAGCGTACGTCGCAGGGCGGCGCGGGCGGCCCGCGCCCGTATGGCTCGATGGATGGTCCGCGCGAGCCGGCCTACGCGCGCCGGTGGTCGGGTCGCCAGGTCCTGACCCGCTTCTTGATCGCTTTCCGGTCGAGCTTCTCCGCCACGGCGGCGGCCGCGAGCTCGGCGAGCTCCTCGTCGGAGGCGAAACGCAGGCCGATCAGCTGGTCGTCGGTCAGGGCCCCGGCCGCCGCGCGCGCCTCGGGCGAAGGCAGCCGTTCGATGCGGAGCCGCTCCTCGAGGGCGATCAGGCGGTCCTGGACCGCCAGGGGGAAGCTCCGGGCGCGCCAGGCGAGCACGGCCACGGCGAACGCGAAGAGCAGCCAGACGACCGACTGGGGCGTGGGGTGTCGCCAGAGATGGACGATCGCCCAGAGCGGGTACACCAGGGCCAGGACGGGGGCGGCGAAGAAGTGGTACAGCGGGTCGAATCGGCGGTGCGAGGCGTAGGTCTGCGGACGGGCTCTTTCCATGCGTCCTCCTTGTTTTCGTCGCGATCCTATCGCGATCGGCCGCCGCACCGGCCGCCCGCGGGAGCTATCCCGCGTGCGGGAGAAGGCTCCAGTCGATCACGATCTTTCCGGCGTTCTCGTTCTTCCTCATCCGCTCGAAAGCCTCGGCGGCGCGGTCGGGCGGGAACACGGAATCGACCGCGACGGAGAGCCGCCCCGCGTCGAAACCGGGAAGGATCGTGTCGACGAACCGCGCGACGATCGGCGCCTTCTCCGCCCGGGAGCGCGACCGGAGCGTCGACCCGATCACCCGCGCGCGCTTGGCCATGAGACGGCCGATGTCGAGCTCCGTCTTCGCCCCCGACATCGTCGCGAGAAAGACGACGCGTCCGCCCGGGGCGAGCACGCGCAGGTCGCCGGCGAACGTGTCGGCGCCGACCGGGTCGAGAACGACGTCGACCGCGTCCTGTCCCCAGACGCGCTCGACCGCGTCGGCGAAGTGTTCGCGCCGCGTGTCGATCGCGAGGTCCGCGCCCGCCGTCTCGAGTGCGGCGATCTTGGCCGCCGTGCGCGTCGTCGCGGCGACCGAGGCGCCGAGGAGCTTTGCCGTCTGGATCGCGGCGAGTCCGACGCCGGACGCTCCGGCGTGCACGAGGGCTCGGCCGCCCGATTCGAGTCCGCCTTCGAGGGCGAGGTTCAGGTAGGCGGTGAGGAACGCCTCCGGGATGCCCGCGGCGGCCGTCGTGCCGAGCGACCGGGGGGCGGCGAACATCTGTCCGCGAGGAACCGCGGCGTACTCGGCGTGTCCTCCGCCCGCCAGCAGCGCGCAAACCCGTTCATTCGTGGCGTCGATCGTTCCGGCGATCTCGAGGCCGAGCCCCTCCGGTTCGCCCGGCGGGGCGGGGTATTTCCCGGCGATCTGCGACAGATCCGCGCGGTTGACTCCCGAGGCCGCGACGCGGACGAGGACCTCGTCCGGACCGGGCGACGGCACCGGGGCCTCCTCGAGGCGCGCGGCATATCCCTCGCCGGACGGCGTGGCGCGGAGGCGCTTCACGCTTCGATTTCGACGGCGAGATCGGGCGCCGGAGAGAGCCTCAGGCGCGAGAGGCGGCACGGCCACTCCTCGCGCACGAGCCGCCGGTCGATCCGCTCCCAGATCCAGCGCGCGAGGTTTTCGAAGGTCGGGACGGTCTCCCGGAATTCCGCCACGTCGAGGTTCAGGTTCTTGTGGTCGAGCGGCCGGTCGACCTCTTCCTTGAGGATGCGGTCGAGGTCCGTGAGGTTGACGACCATCGCCTTCTCCGGATCGATCTCCCCCTCGACCTCGATCTCGAGCCGGTAGTTGTGCCCGTAGCCGTGCGGCGACTCCTCGCCGTACACGGCGCGATTCTTCTCGTCGCTCCAGCCGGGGCGCCAGAGCTTACGGGAGGCGTTGAACTCGATCTTGCGGGAGAGGCGGATCACGGAAGGAAGGCTAGCAGAACCCGAGCCGAGCCTGCGGGACGGACGAGGCCGGAGCAGGGAAGTTGAATCTGTCGCCCCGGCAGGTTCCCGATAGAATCGGGCGCGGAGGCTCCGATGACCACCCTCGATGTTCCGCGAAAGAAGAGGTCCGGCGACGGACTGCGCTACGGGGCCGATGAGATCGACACGCTCGTCTGGACGGCGGTGTTCGGGCCGGAGGCCGATAAGACGGCCGCTCGCCGGGAGATCCGGCGCGAAGCGGCGGCGCGCGGGATCCTTCCCGCGTCGATCCTGCCGCTCTACGAAGCGCGCGCCCGCGGGGAGTTCTCGGGGTTCACCGTCCCCGCCATCAACATCCGGACGCTCACGTACGACGCGGCGAGGGCGGTCTTCCGGACGGCGAAGAAGCTCTCGGCCGGGGCGTTCATCTTCGAGATCGCGAGGAGCGAGATCGGCTACACGGACCAGCGGCCCGGCGAGTACGCCGCGGTCGTGCTCGCCGCGGCGGTTCGCGAGGGCTGGAGCGGACCGGTTTTCCTCCAGGGGGACCACTTCCAGACCAACGCGAAGAAGATGAAGAGCGACGCGGGCAAGGAAGTGAAGGCGATCGAGGACCTGATCCTCGAAGCCATCGCGGCGTCCTTCTACCAGATCGACATCGACACCTCGACGCTGGTGGACCTTTCTCAGCCCGGCCTGGACGCCCAGCAGAAGCCGAACTACGAGAACTGCGCGCACTTCACGCGGTTCATCCGCGAGCACCAGCCGAAGGGCGTCGAGATCTCGATCGGCGGCGAGATCGGCGAGGTGGGCAAGGAGAACTCGACGCCCGAGGAGTTGCGGGCGTACATGGAGGGCTACCGGCGCGGCATCGGGAGCGCGAAGGGGATCGCGAAGGTCTCGATCCAGACCGGCTCCGCGCACGGCGGGCAGGTCGCGCCGGACGGGACGCTGAAGAAGATGTCGATCGACTTCGACGTCATCCGGCGCATCTCGAAGATCGCGCGGGAGGAGTATCGAATGGCCGGCGCCGTCCAGCACGGCGCCTCGACGCTTCCCGAGGCCGACTTCGGGCTGTTCCCGGAGTACGACACCGCGGAGATCCATCTCGCGACCGGGTTCCAGAACATGGTGCTCGACCACCCGGTGCTTCCCGGCCTCCTTCGCGAGACGATCTACCGCTGGGTCACCGACAACGCGGGCGACGAGCGCAAGCCCGGCGACTCTCCCGAGCAGTTCCTCTACAAGTCGCGCAAGAAGGCGCTCGGCCCGTTCAAGGCGGCGCTCTGGGATCTTCCCGTCGGGACCCGCGACGCGATCGCCGGCGACCTCGAGGAGAAGTTCGTCTTCCTCTTCGAGCAGCTCAAGGCGGGAGACACGCGCGCGATCGTCGACCGGTACGTGCACCCGGTCGCCGTCGGCGAGCGCGAGGCGGCCGGCGCGTTCGTCCGGGACGACGAGGCGGGCGATTGACGTCGGCGCGGCGACGATGAGCCGCGGCACGGAGCGGGTTTGACCCTCCCCGAGACGATGAAGGCGGTCGTCAAGACCAGGGCGGCCGCCGGTCCGGATGCGACGGCCGTGCTCGACGTGCCGGTGCCCGAGCCCGGACCGGGCGAGGCGCTGCTCAAGGTCCTGGCCACGGCGGTCTGCGGGACCGACCGCCACATCTACGACTGGGACCCGTCCATCCAGCACCGTGTCCGTCCGCCGCGGATCACGGGGCACGAGTTCTGCGGCGAGATCGTCGCCTTCGGCCCCGAGGGAGAGAGGCCGTCGCTCTCGATCGGGACCTACGCCTCGGCCGAGATGCACGTCACCTGCGGCCATTGCCGCCCGTGCCGCAAAGGGGAGAGACACGTCTGCGAGAACACGCGGATACTGGGTCTCGACGGCGACGGCTGCTTCGCGGAGTACGTGAAGGTCCCGTCCGACAACGTCGTCCCGCTCGACCGGGCGATCGTTCCCCCGAAGGTCGGCGCGTTCCTCGACGCGCTCGGCAACGCCGTGCACACGACCCAGGTGGTCGACCTGTCCGGCAAGTCGGTGGCGATCCTCGGTTTCGGGCCGATCGGCGCGTTCTGCGCCGAGATCGCCCGCGTCTCCGGCGCCTCCGCGATCGCGATCACCGACGTCAACGAGCACGCGATCGCGGAGGCGAACCGCTGGAAGCAGACCCGCGCGGCGCGGAACGTGAAGGCGCTGAACCTCCGGGACGTGCCGGATCCGGTTGCGGCGCTCCGGGAAGCGCTCGGCGGCGGCGCCGACGTCGTGCTGGAGCTCTCGGGCGCCGAGCCGTCGATCAACCTCGGCCTCGAGGCGATCTACCCGGGCGGGTGGATGTCGCTCCTCGGGCTGCCGAAGGGGAACGCGGTCACGCTCCACCACTATTCGCGGGACCTGATCTACAAGGGCGTGACGATGAAGGCGATCATCGGCCGCCAGGTGTTCGCGACGTGGGTCAAGATGCTCGACCTCCTGAAGGCGGGATTGAAGGTCGACGACTTCGTTTCGCACGAGTTCGAGGGGCTCGACCGGTTCCACGAGGCGCAGGCGCTGCTCGCGGACCGGAAGGCGATGAAGGTCGTGTTCTACCCCCACGGCCTTCCGTGATGAGGGAAGGCGCGGCGATGCATCGAGCCGGACGGGCGCGTGCACCGCGACCCGCGGCCTTAACGTACGCCCCGGTACGCCGCGGCCGCGGGCTCGGGCGCCCGCATCCCGTCGGGCTCGCGCCTCACCGCGCCCGAGGGTCCCGATCCGTAGAAAATCGCATTCGTCGAAACGGTCGCCGCGCGACCCCGACGGGCGCGTGCCGCCCGCGCCGCCCTGCGACATATGCGTTTTCTGTCATACCCGCGCAAGCGGGTATCCAATCCTGGGTTCCCGCTTTCGCGGGGACGACCACTTCGCGGCCGCCTCACCGGAACGTCGCGGGTAACCCGCATCCCCGACGTGCTCGTGCCTCACTGCGCCACGAACGCTTCTCAATCGATTTGCGATGCCGGGCACAAGCCCATCGCCGCTCGCCCATGGGCAAAAAGTTCTGTCATTCTGAGGAGCCACAGGCGACGAAGAATCTGCTCCGCGGGTAGATCCTTCGCTTCGGATGATATGAGCATTATCGTTTCACTGCGGCGCCGGAGGATCTGATGAATTTCTTCGAACATCTCCAATCCGAGCTCGACAAGCTGAAAGAGGCGAAGACTCTGAAAGTCGAGCGCGTGCTCGAATCGCCGCAGGATGCGCACGTGCGGGTGGACGGCAAGGACGTCCTGATGCTCACCTCGAACAACTACCTGGGCTTTGCGAACCATCCGAGGATCCGCGAGGCCCAGAAGAAAGCGATCGACCGCTGGGGAGCGGGTCTCGGCTCCGTTCGCTTCATCTGCGGGACCGAATCGATCCATCACGAGTTGGAGCAGACGATCTCTGAATTCTTCGAGACGGAAGCGACCATCCTGTACATGTCGTGCTGGAACGCGAACGAAGGGCTCTTCCCGGCCGTCCTCGAGGAGCCGGACGGACTCTATTCGGATGAGCTCAACCACGCGTCGATCATCGACGGGATTCGGCTGTGCAAGGCGAAGCGGTACAGGGTCCCGCATTCCGACTACGACGCGTACGAGAAGATGCTCGAGGAGGACACGACCTCCCGCTACAGGATGATGATCACCGACGGGGTCTTCTCCATGGAGGGGGAGCTCGCCGATCTCCCCGCGCTCCTGTCGATATCGGAGGAGCACGGCGCGGTGCTCGCGGTCGACGACTCGCACGCGACGGGCGTCCTCGGGAAGACCGGACGCGGCACGGCCGAGGAGGAGGGGATCCACGGCAAGATCCCGATCACGACGGGCACGCTCGGCAAGGCGATGGGATCGGCCGCCGGCGGGTTCGTCACGGGACCCCGGGCGCTCGTCGAGATCCTCCGCCAGCGCTCGCGCCCGTCCCTCTTCTCCAACTCGCTCCCTCCCGCGGTCGTCGGCGGGTCGCTGGAGGCGTTCCGGATGCTGATGGAGGACCCGGCTCCCGTCGAGAAGCTCCGCGCCAACGCGCTCCACTTCCGCAACGAGATCAAGAACGCCGGATTCACGATCCCGGACGGGCCGCACCCGATCGTCCCGGTGATCGTCGGCGACACGGCGAAGGCGCTCGCGATGTCGGCGGCGCTCTTCGACGAAGGCGTGTACGTCTCCGGCTTCGGCTTCCCGGTGGTCCCCCAGGGGCACGCGCGTTTGCGCTGCCAGATCTCGGCGGCCCATTCGACGGAGGACCTCGATTTCGCCGTCGACGCGTTCCGGAAGGTCGGCAAGAAGTTCGGGGTCGTCTAGAATAGACAAACCCATCCGGACGGTTTTTGTAAGTAAGTGATGACTTGGCCAGGGACAAGGTCTCGATTCCAGAGGAAATATCAGTGGCAATGTCCCTGATCAGCGACGGGGCGGCCCTTAGCTAATTTCCGAGTCCGCGTTGGCTCATCCCCACATCGCGAAAACCGGCAGCGACGATGCCGTCGACCGGCGGAATCGTGCCTGCCCTTCGCGGCGCGACGAAGTCTCGCGCGACGCTCGGCGCGACGACTTGCGCCGCGGGAGCGGGAGCGCCGGCGAGGGGGTGGCGGCTCCGCGGCCGAGTCACACGAGGTCGCGAGCAAAGCGAGCTGCATCGCGACTTCTCCCGGCGGGAAAAGGTGGCGGCCGAAGGTCGTCGGATGAGGCAAGCCGCGGAGCCGTCACTTCGCCCCCGGTCCCCGAGCCCGCTCCCGCGACCGGTCAGTTGACCGGCTCTTCTTCCTCTTCTCCGGCTTCCGGCATCGGCGAGGCGTGATGGTGGACGATTCGCCACGCGCCCTCCTCGAGACGGAAGACGTTGGTCGCCTGCATCCGCGCGGGCTCGCCGGAGGCGCCGGAGGCCTCGAGGACCTCGACGCAGAGCACGACCGCGATCTCTCCGGAAACGAAGACATGCTCCTCTTCGGCACGGACCTTCCAGGGGCGCGAGTTCGCGAAGATCGCGCGCCACGACTGGGACACATCCTCCCAGCCGTCGAGCCGGTGCCAGCCGGGATGGATGCAGGCGACGTCTTCGGCATGCGACCAGAGAGCCTCCATCCGCGCGCCGTCCCGCGAGTCGAGCGCGGCGTAGAACTCTCCGTTGGCCGCGATCACGCCGGAGGCGTCTTCGCTTGCCGAGCGGGGGAGGTCACGGGCGGACATTCTTGACGATCCGTCCCTGCTGCATGACGAAGAGCACCTTCCCGGTCGCCGCGATGTCCGCGGTCGGATCGCCCGGGACCGCGACGATGTCCGCGCGCTTGCCGCTCTCGAGCGTGCCGCTGTCGCCGGCGACTCCGAGGAGGTCGGCCGCACTCGACGTCCCCGCCCGGAGGGCCGCCGCCGGGGAGAGGCCGTCCTGGGTCATCAGGACGAATTCGTGCGCGTTGCCGCCGTGCGGCTCGACGCCCGCGTCCGTGCCGAACGCGACCTTGACGCCCTGGCGCACGGCTTCCCGGAACATCGCGGTCATCGCGGCCGACGCCGCCCGCGCCTTTGCGGCGATGGCCGGCGGGAACTGGTCGGCGTGTTTCCCGACCCAGTCTCCCGCGTAGAGCGTGGGGACGAGGTACGTCCCCTTCTTCTTCATGAGCGCGAGCGTGTCGGGTTTGATGAACGAGCCGTGCTCGATCGAGTCGACGCCGGCCGCGATCGCGATCTTCGCGGCGGCGTCGCCGTGGCAGTGGGCGGCGACCTTGCGTCCCCACGCGTGCGCCTCCGACACGATCGCGTTCATCTCCTCCTGGGTGAGCTCCGGCGCGTCGACCGGGTCGGAAAGCGAGAGCACGCCGCCCGACGGCATGCACTTGATCACGTCGGCGCCGTACTTGATCTGATAGCGGACCGCGGCGCGGCACTCGTCGGGACCGTTGCAGACTCCGTCGAGCGGACCCGACGGCTTGACGAGGTCCGGCGGGAACGGCTCGCCGTCTGCGTGCCCTCCCGTCGCGCCGATCGGATTGTTCGACACGAGCATCCGGGGACCCTCCGCGACTCCGGCGGCGATCGCGTTGCGGAGACCCAGCGCGACATGGTCCCAGGAGCCGACGTCGCGCACGGTCGTGAATCCCGCCTCGAGCGTGCGTCTCGCGTACATCGCGGCGTAGTGC includes these proteins:
- a CDS encoding NAD(P)H-quinone oxidoreductase translates to MKRLRATPSGEGYAARLEEAPVPSPGPDEVLVRVAASGVNRADLSQIAGKYPAPPGEPEGLGLEIAGTIDATNERVCALLAGGGHAEYAAVPRGQMFAAPRSLGTTAAAGIPEAFLTAYLNLALEGGLESGGRALVHAGASGVGLAAIQTAKLLGASVAATTRTAAKIAALETAGADLAIDTRREHFADAVERVWGQDAVDVVLDPVGADTFAGDLRVLAPGGRVVFLATMSGAKTELDIGRLMAKRARVIGSTLRSRSRAEKAPIVARFVDTILPGFDAGRLSVAVDSVFPPDRAAEAFERMRKNENAGKIVIDWSLLPHAG
- a CDS encoding nuclear transport factor 2 family protein, with the translated sequence MSARDLPRSASEDASGVIAANGEFYAALDSRDGARMEALWSHAEDVACIHPGWHRLDGWEDVSQSWRAIFANSRPWKVRAEEEHVFVSGEIAVVLCVEVLEASGASGEPARMQATNVFRLEEGAWRIVHHHASPMPEAGEEEEEPVN
- a CDS encoding 6-carboxytetrahydropterin synthase; the encoded protein is MIRLSRKIEFNASRKLWRPGWSDEKNRAVYGEESPHGYGHNYRLEIEVEGEIDPEKAMVVNLTDLDRILKEEVDRPLDHKNLNLDVAEFRETVPTFENLARWIWERIDRRLVREEWPCRLSRLRLSPAPDLAVEIEA
- a CDS encoding CPBP family intramembrane glutamic endopeptidase, with translation MKKLFLGPTGLRAGWGFLVFAVLFTAIQTIVLLPAKQLYRPHRGLHPVDFAVSDGIGFLAALAAAAIMARIEKRRIAEYGLPLARGFPARFGAGLVWGFLPVAATMAIIAFAGGVTFDGWAFTGGELARWAALWAVTMIVLGFFEEYLFRGYPLAALSRGMGFWPAAIVLSIGFGALHYFTKPMESLLDGFSVSLIGLFFCFAIGRTGDLWLAAGMHAAFDYFALAFFGAPNTANGGRPVTGHLLATTFHGPAWLTGGVCGIEASVVMVGVILLMFPLFAWRHRASAAVAAVQGESVAVEV
- a CDS encoding glycine C-acetyltransferase; translation: MNFFEHLQSELDKLKEAKTLKVERVLESPQDAHVRVDGKDVLMLTSNNYLGFANHPRIREAQKKAIDRWGAGLGSVRFICGTESIHHELEQTISEFFETEATILYMSCWNANEGLFPAVLEEPDGLYSDELNHASIIDGIRLCKAKRYRVPHSDYDAYEKMLEEDTTSRYRMMITDGVFSMEGELADLPALLSISEEHGAVLAVDDSHATGVLGKTGRGTAEEEGIHGKIPITTGTLGKAMGSAAGGFVTGPRALVEILRQRSRPSLFSNSLPPAVVGGSLEAFRMLMEDPAPVEKLRANALHFRNEIKNAGFTIPDGPHPIVPVIVGDTAKALAMSAALFDEGVYVSGFGFPVVPQGHARLRCQISAAHSTEDLDFAVDAFRKVGKKFGVV
- a CDS encoding DUF6526 family protein, with the protein product MERARPQTYASHRRFDPLYHFFAAPVLALVYPLWAIVHLWRHPTPQSVVWLLFAFAVAVLAWRARSFPLAVQDRLIALEERLRIERLPSPEARAAAGALTDDQLIGLRFASDEELAELAAAAVAEKLDRKAIKKRVRTWRPDHRRA
- a CDS encoding class II fructose-bisphosphate aldolase, whose protein sequence is MTTLDVPRKKRSGDGLRYGADEIDTLVWTAVFGPEADKTAARREIRREAAARGILPASILPLYEARARGEFSGFTVPAINIRTLTYDAARAVFRTAKKLSAGAFIFEIARSEIGYTDQRPGEYAAVVLAAAVREGWSGPVFLQGDHFQTNAKKMKSDAGKEVKAIEDLILEAIAASFYQIDIDTSTLVDLSQPGLDAQQKPNYENCAHFTRFIREHQPKGVEISIGGEIGEVGKENSTPEELRAYMEGYRRGIGSAKGIAKVSIQTGSAHGGQVAPDGTLKKMSIDFDVIRRISKIAREEYRMAGAVQHGASTLPEADFGLFPEYDTAEIHLATGFQNMVLDHPVLPGLLRETIYRWVTDNAGDERKPGDSPEQFLYKSRKKALGPFKAALWDLPVGTRDAIAGDLEEKFVFLFEQLKAGDTRAIVDRYVHPVAVGEREAAGAFVRDDEAGD
- a CDS encoding alcohol dehydrogenase catalytic domain-containing protein; this translates as MTLPETMKAVVKTRAAAGPDATAVLDVPVPEPGPGEALLKVLATAVCGTDRHIYDWDPSIQHRVRPPRITGHEFCGEIVAFGPEGERPSLSIGTYASAEMHVTCGHCRPCRKGERHVCENTRILGLDGDGCFAEYVKVPSDNVVPLDRAIVPPKVGAFLDALGNAVHTTQVVDLSGKSVAILGFGPIGAFCAEIARVSGASAIAITDVNEHAIAEANRWKQTRAARNVKALNLRDVPDPVAALREALGGGADVVLELSGAEPSINLGLEAIYPGGWMSLLGLPKGNAVTLHHYSRDLIYKGVTMKAIIGRQVFATWVKMLDLLKAGLKVDDFVSHEFEGLDRFHEAQALLADRKAMKVVFYPHGLP
- a CDS encoding amidohydrolase family protein codes for the protein MKKSALAAAVLTLSAAAFAQNSALAPGKPIVLKAARMFDGRSDRTVSPGLVVVENGKIASVGGNAPPGAEVIDLGDATLLPGFIDAHVHLMFQASDNWFRDFFQRTMRFPAEQAHYAAMYARRTLEAGFTTVRDVGSWDHVALGLRNAIAAGVAEGPRMLVSNNPIGATGGHADGEPFPPDLVKPSGPLDGVCNGPDECRAAVRYQIKYGADVIKCMPSGGVLSLSDPVDAPELTQEEMNAIVSEAHAWGRKVAAHCHGDAAAKIAIAAGVDSIEHGSFIKPDTLALMKKKGTYLVPTLYAGDWVGKHADQFPPAIAAKARAASAAMTAMFREAVRQGVKVAFGTDAGVEPHGGNAHEFVLMTQDGLSPAAALRAGTSSAADLLGVAGDSGTLESGKRADIVAVPGDPTADIAATGKVLFVMQQGRIVKNVRP